A single window of Watersipora subatra chromosome 9, tzWatSuba1.1, whole genome shotgun sequence DNA harbors:
- the LOC137405177 gene encoding uncharacterized protein, whose translation MPSARCQQIFHPLISRCRTLRDSARSKGERMKPSRARCVPGSVAIATTILFATLLILYSEQAKYTFQVSRMRKAEYCYIDFLGHKSKTLKQTSCCEIWLGVVCRRLNHMPCPSVSVHYKLVEEDFQRAGYVNYWNPRELIARYATNSHCMIVPITCPELEKQQEYTQAEVNKEYALNQTLDCYVQKDIPGRPLLITAELLPHLSLAVILFTLPPIVILSALVTCVVFRGTSKDDDAETSKEYDYECNEEVFVPKCSRIRIATYDIDDDLHELQEDESSIYSTAKPKI comes from the exons ATGCCATCAGCAAGATGTCAACAAATATTTCACCCGCTTATTAGTCGGTGCCGAACTCTCAGAGACAGCGCAAGGAGTAAAGGAGAGAGAATGAAACCTTCAAGAGCGAGATGCGTACCAGGATCGGTTGCTATAGCAACAACAATTCTCTTTGCAACTCTTCTCATCCTCTACTCTGAACAAGCCAAGTACACATTCCAAGTTTCTCGTATGCGGAAGGCGGAATATTGTTACATAGACTTCCTTGGACACAAGAGTAAGACTCTGAAGCAG ACATCTTGTTGTGAGATCTGGCTAGGAGTTGTGTGTAGGAGACTCAACCATATGCCCTGCCCAAGTGTTTCTGTTCATTACAAGTTGGTTGAGGAAGATTTTCAAAGAGCTGGCTATGTCAATTATTGGAACCCACGGGAGCTCATCGCTCGATATGCC ACTAATTCTCACTGCATGATAGTGCCCATAACCTGTCCAGAGTTGGAGAAACAACAGGAGTACACACAAGCTGAAGTGAACAAAGAATATGCATTAAATCAAACACTTGATTGCTATGTGCAAAAGGATATCCCAGGGAGACCTTTGCTTATCACGGCAGAACTTCTTCCACACCTGTCATTAGCTGTCATTCTCTTCACGCTGCCACCTATTGTCATTCTATCAGCTTTGGTCACGTGTGTTGTATTCAGAGGAACAAGCAAAGATGATGATGCAGAAACAAGTAAAGAATACGATTACGAATGTAATGAGGAGGTTTTTGTTCCTAAATGTAGCCGCATACGCATTGCGACTTATGATATAGATGATGACTTACATGAACTTCAAGAGGATGAATCATCTATATATTCAACAGCCAAACCTAAAATATAA